The following is a genomic window from Bacteroidia bacterium.
GAATGCGGACGACGCGGGAGGGTGGCGCATCGCCGCCGCACGTTCCGTCGCCACCGTCACGCCCTTTTCCGCGAAGCGCGCCGGAGAACGCTATGTGGTGCTGCGAACGCCCGCGCAAGGTATGTACCGCATCACCGCGGCCGATCTGACGGCTCTCGGAGTCGGTGTATCCGCTATCGATCCGCGGAACTTCCGGCTGCTTTCACGCGGTGTCGAAATTCCCGTGCGCGTGCGCGGGGAGGAAGACGGCAGCTTCGACGGCGGCGATGCCCTGGAGTTTTATGCCGCACGCAAGCAGGGAGACGAAGGAGAATACTTCGATGAATGGTCCGACGACAATGTCTTCCTTCTGGAATGGGGAGATGTGCGCGGACTGCGCGGCGGAAGCGAGGATGTTGCCCCCGCCACATGGCCGCAGGCTCAGCTCATAGACGCGCTCCCCGCGATACTGCGGTTGGAAGAGGACCGGGAGTATCACCGCGGCGATTTCGAGTACACCGACATGCAGTACAGTGATCGGGTTCCGGGCGAGACCTGGATGTGGACGTATTTACTGAAAAAGGATAGTCTCCGTATTCCCTTTTCTCTGCAGCAACCCGGTGCGGACAACGCCGCGCTCGAGTTTCGCGTAAAAGGCGCCTCGCGCGATCCCTCGCTGCTGCGCCTGCTTCTGAATGACGTCGTCGTTTTTGAAGACACGCTGGGGAGCTATGATACGACACGCCAGCGCGTTTCACTTCCCGGTGGCGTGTTGCGCGACGGCGCGAACACCCTCGTGTTTCTGAACGTCGGACTGGTGGATTGCCCGCCGGAAAATCCCGCCTGTTCCATCGAACGCATCTATGTGGATTGGGCCGAACTGCGCTATCAGCGTTCGGTCACCCCGCTGGACGGCGTTCTGGATGTCGACGCATCTCTCGGTACGGGACCGGCGCTGCCCGTGCGCGCATTGCTCCGTGTACGGGCGGCATCACTCCGCGGCGTCAACATCGATACGGGCGACGAACTGAACGGCATAGACGTTTCCGCGGGGGTCGCCGCGATGGCGATAAGCGGAGAATCGCGATATCATCTCTTCACCGGCGAAGCGAACACTCCGCAGCTGGAACTGCGTGAGTACAAAGATCTTGCCGATCCGCTCCGGCAGGCGGACTATATCGTGATCACACATCCAGCCTTTGCCGCACAGGCGCGGCGCCTCGCCGACTACCGCGCGCAAAGCGACGGCTACAGCACTATCGTGGCGGACGTGAACGACATTTACGCGGAGTTCAATGACGGGCACAAGCATCCTTCGGCGATCAAGGCCTTCCTGCGCAACGCGTACGACGCCTGGAGCGAGCCGCGTCCGCGCTTCGTTTTGCTCATGGGTGATGCAAGCTGGGACGCGAAGTTCCGCAAAGCAAGCTCCACCAGGGCCGATTACATCCCCACGTACGGTAATCCGGCAAGTGATAATTACTTTGTCCGCTTCGCAGACCGGAGCTTCGATCCGACGCCGTTCATCCCTATCGGACGCATCCCCGCGGAAACGCCCTCCGATGCCGATGCGGTGATAGACAAAATCATCGAGTACGAGGCCCTGCCGCCGCAACCGCATGACAACCGCTATCTGTTCTCTGTCGGCGGGGAAAGCGCCTTCGAGCAGGACCTGCAGCTCAAACCCATTGCGGAAGCGCTCATCCTGAATTACGTCGAGCCCTTCTGCCTCGAGCCGCGCCGCATCTACAAGCGCACCCTGACCACGGTGAGCTACGATGATCTTGATACGCTCATTCACGAAGTGAATCAGGGTGTGACGTGGTTTCTCTTCGCGGGCCACGGCGGCACGCGCGTCATTGACGTCGGCATCGAACGGCCGGACATTTTCTCGAACAAGGGGAAGTACCCGTTCTTCGCGACTATTTCCTGCAATACGGCGCATTTCGCCGAGCCCTTTGAAACCGGTCTCAACGAGCGTTTCGTGCTTGCGAAAGAGCACGGCTCCATTGCCTCCTTCGGAACAGCGGGGCTGGGCATCATCAACTACGGCTATATCATGAGCAGGGCGATGTTCCGCGCGATGACGGACAGCGGCGTACGCACCTTCGGCGAGCTTGTGCACAAGGGAAAACTCGGCCTCATCGCACACTACGGCCCCGGCGACATCAACACCATTCACAGCGCGGATCAGCACTGCCTGCTGGGCGATCCGGCCACCCGCGTCCCGCTCGCCCGGGGACCTGAGCTTCTCGTTCAGACCTCGGACATCCTGACCGACCCGGAGATTATCACCGAGCAGCAGCGCACGCGCATCACCACCACCGTCCGCAACGCGGGCATGTGCATGGCGGACAGCGTCACTGTGCGTCTGCGCGTCATAGCGGGCGGACAGGAGCAGCACTCCGCGACCCGGCGCATCGAGGCCTTCGCCGTGAGCGCCGTGCTGGATTGGGAATATGACTTCGCCGGCGTGGACGGCGAGGTGAGCATTGAAGTGACGGTGGACGCCGACAACGAGATAGCGGAGCTTCGCGAGGACAACAATACCGCCACGCTGAAAAAATCCGTGTTACCCCGCGGTATCGCGCAAATCTTTCCGCTGGACAATGCGGTGCTCGCCCCCGGAACGGACGTGACCTTTATGCTGGCGAATCCGTCGTATGTGCCGACAGCGGGGGATCCGGCTGTGGAGCTGGAAATATCCTCCTCATCGGATTTCTCGACGGATATGCGGCGCTTCTCCACTCCCGTGGACGAAGTGTACACTTCGCTCAATGCCTCCGGGCTGAGTGCTGATCGTGTGCTCTACTGGCGCGCACGCATGAGCACCGCGGGCGCTGCGGATGTCTGGTCCGCCACGCGCAGCTTCCGCCTCGAGACGCCCCCGGCACCCGAAACCTGGAGGCAGGACGCACCGGCGCAGTTGGCTACCAATGCGGTGGACGCGCTGCGGCGTGACGGTGATGGAAGCTATCAGCTCGGCAGTCGTCCCGTGCAGTTGGAGGTCACTTCCGGTGGTTTCAACGGACCCTTCCGTTTCGCCATACTCCGCGTGGACGACGTGGATCACAGCCCCAACCAGCGCGGCTTCAACTGCGCGGTGGTGGAGCCGCGCTTCGGCGATGTGATCGCAGCCGAAAACTTCGATACGTATCTGAATACCGGTGAAACGCAGCGCATGATCGACTTTGTGCGCACCGTGCCCGACGATCACATTCTGATGATCGCGGTGCTGGACGACGCCAACGGTTGGCCGCCTGTGTCACCGAACGGCAGCAACATTCTGCCCGAACTCAAAGCCGAGTTGAAGCGCTTCGGCGCGTCGCTCATAGACAGCGTGAGCTACCGGGATTCCTACGGATTCATCGGCAGCCGCGCGCGTCCGTCGGAAGCCCGGGAAATGCACTTCGTGCTGGGGACCGTCTTGTTTGCGGACACGCTCGTGGTACAGGCGCGTGAGGGACGTTTCACGACACAGCGCATCGGACCGGCGAATATCGCTACCGCACTTGGCTGGCGCGGGGAGTTGCCGCACGACAGCGCCCGCGTGGACCTGACGTTGCTGGGCCGCTCCTCCGACGGCAGGGACACCGTCTTCGCGGCCTTGAAAAACGTACAGCCGGGAACACCGCTGGATCTGGGAGTACTGGATTGCACCGCCGCTCCCTTCCTGCGCGTCGAGGGCCGTATGCAGGATCTCAACGGAGCGGGGAGTCCGGTGTTTCGCGGACTGGAAGTACGCTACGTTTCGGAGTTTCCGGAAATCGGGGTAACCTCGCAGGTGGTGCGTCTGGACGCGGATTCCGTGCTGGAAGGGGGCAGCATCGCGGTGGATGTGCGCGTGCGCAATTCGGGACGCGCGTCGGCCGGTCCCTTCGACGTCGGTTTGCGCGCAGCGGGAGGAGCGGCGGCGGTACCTGTGCGGGTGGCGGCGATCGCGCCCGGCGGAGCAGCCGATGTGGAACTGCAGTTGCCGACCACGGGATTGCGCGGGCGGCACAGCTATGAACTGACGGTGGATGCGGGGAATGCCGTTACGGAATATTACCGCGCCAATAACGCGTATTCCGGGACCTTCGTTTCCGGCCGCGACGGCAAATCGCCTGTGCTCGACGTGCTCTTCGACGGCGCGCCCATCGTCAACAATGACTATGTGCGTCCTCGGCCGGAAATCAGCATCGTGTTACGCGACGCTTCGCCGTTGCCGGTCACGGACACCACGGCCATGCAGGTGTTTCTCGATGGCCGTCGCGTCTGGCTGTTGAGCGATCCCGCCGTGCGTTACACGGCTCCGACCAACGGAGAGGAAAAGGTGCAGGTGCTGTACACCCCGGAGCTGAAAGACGGCTTGCATTTCCTCGCCGTGTCGGGAAAGGACGCCACGGGCAACGCGGCGGACACGATTCCGTACCAGGTACGTTTTTACGTATCCAGCACCGCGCGTATCGATCAGGTGCTGCCCTGGCCCAGCCCTACACGCGGGCCGGTGGATTTCACCTACCGTTGCGCCGGCACTGACGCACCCGAAGCCGCCGAGGTGCGCATTTACACGGTGGCGGGTCGCCTCATTCGCCGCATCGAAGCCGAGTCCGGCGATCTGCGTATCGGCTTCAACCGCATCGCATGGGATGGCCGCGATCAGGACGGTGACGCCATCGCCAACGGTGTGTATTTCTACAAGCTCAGCGTCACGCAGCAGGGCGCTGCCTCCGAACACGTAGGCAGATTCAGTGTGCTGCGGTGAGGGAAGCACGGGCGGATGGGACAGACACGAGTGCTGCGGAAGTTCGGACAGACAGGGGATGAGCAAAGAGGAGACCGGAGGGATGCGCCAGCTCCCGATGCGTGGCATTTCCGTCCAGACGGACGCCGATGTATGGCGCTGGCAGGCACATTCAGCATGTCACCCCGCGC
Proteins encoded in this region:
- a CDS encoding C25 family cysteine peptidase; amino-acid sequence: MKRCTSTTTLLLVFVLVASARLHAQHISGSPFRIERVSASLWRVTAQHEGPRIVRMPGEPAYSAVLMPGYEQRVLPGLPALPVAFLSFALPPDGALAVKVLSVQEEQLTTSLAPFGGMEYASRPQTEWVETVPVTERNEYRNGGIRFSPVRVVAGGLRWARSITLEIRIDGAESALAATARSADRSFVNADDAGGWRIAAARSVATVTPFSAKRAGERYVVLRTPAQGMYRITAADLTALGVGVSAIDPRNFRLLSRGVEIPVRVRGEEDGSFDGGDALEFYAARKQGDEGEYFDEWSDDNVFLLEWGDVRGLRGGSEDVAPATWPQAQLIDALPAILRLEEDREYHRGDFEYTDMQYSDRVPGETWMWTYLLKKDSLRIPFSLQQPGADNAALEFRVKGASRDPSLLRLLLNDVVVFEDTLGSYDTTRQRVSLPGGVLRDGANTLVFLNVGLVDCPPENPACSIERIYVDWAELRYQRSVTPLDGVLDVDASLGTGPALPVRALLRVRAASLRGVNIDTGDELNGIDVSAGVAAMAISGESRYHLFTGEANTPQLELREYKDLADPLRQADYIVITHPAFAAQARRLADYRAQSDGYSTIVADVNDIYAEFNDGHKHPSAIKAFLRNAYDAWSEPRPRFVLLMGDASWDAKFRKASSTRADYIPTYGNPASDNYFVRFADRSFDPTPFIPIGRIPAETPSDADAVIDKIIEYEALPPQPHDNRYLFSVGGESAFEQDLQLKPIAEALILNYVEPFCLEPRRIYKRTLTTVSYDDLDTLIHEVNQGVTWFLFAGHGGTRVIDVGIERPDIFSNKGKYPFFATISCNTAHFAEPFETGLNERFVLAKEHGSIASFGTAGLGIINYGYIMSRAMFRAMTDSGVRTFGELVHKGKLGLIAHYGPGDINTIHSADQHCLLGDPATRVPLARGPELLVQTSDILTDPEIITEQQRTRITTTVRNAGMCMADSVTVRLRVIAGGQEQHSATRRIEAFAVSAVLDWEYDFAGVDGEVSIEVTVDADNEIAELREDNNTATLKKSVLPRGIAQIFPLDNAVLAPGTDVTFMLANPSYVPTAGDPAVELEISSSSDFSTDMRRFSTPVDEVYTSLNASGLSADRVLYWRARMSTAGAADVWSATRSFRLETPPAPETWRQDAPAQLATNAVDALRRDGDGSYQLGSRPVQLEVTSGGFNGPFRFAILRVDDVDHSPNQRGFNCAVVEPRFGDVIAAENFDTYLNTGETQRMIDFVRTVPDDHILMIAVLDDANGWPPVSPNGSNILPELKAELKRFGASLIDSVSYRDSYGFIGSRARPSEAREMHFVLGTVLFADTLVVQAREGRFTTQRIGPANIATALGWRGELPHDSARVDLTLLGRSSDGRDTVFAALKNVQPGTPLDLGVLDCTAAPFLRVEGRMQDLNGAGSPVFRGLEVRYVSEFPEIGVTSQVVRLDADSVLEGGSIAVDVRVRNSGRASAGPFDVGLRAAGGAAAVPVRVAAIAPGGAADVELQLPTTGLRGRHSYELTVDAGNAVTEYYRANNAYSGTFVSGRDGKSPVLDVLFDGAPIVNNDYVRPRPEISIVLRDASPLPVTDTTAMQVFLDGRRVWLLSDPAVRYTAPTNGEEKVQVLYTPELKDGLHFLAVSGKDATGNAADTIPYQVRFYVSSTARIDQVLPWPSPTRGPVDFTYRCAGTDAPEAAEVRIYTVAGRLIRRIEAESGDLRIGFNRIAWDGRDQDGDAIANGVYFYKLSVTQQGAASEHVGRFSVLR